From Toxorhynchites rutilus septentrionalis strain SRP chromosome 2, ASM2978413v1, whole genome shotgun sequence, a single genomic window includes:
- the LOC129770634 gene encoding uncharacterized protein LOC129770634 translates to MTICLIINKPDHCCICTERDTPAAMVECQECDRQFHLSCVKSLRCVSIKCAEIEAKMRLLSIGNISNLMCCGRCSDACPPLRGETLPDVPFMFSGVDYFGPFEAIADSTTEAKMGFVIFTCVSTRAVHLELAEELSEDSFLDCLRSFRKCRGKIMHLYSDNGKSFLDKNTEMTFFIQFLNEIMQRNNKSSTHVQWTFNSPTIAHNEGAWERFMETIKSSLKSMLNSLAPRKPNVKFLKPLLIQAEFIINSRPLTHIPVMQPEDEIRTPLHALKHHNRGYASLGTLDTLEEQWKTVVAHALRHFWDRWRTTYIPTLAKRHKLTNDVTPIKCDDIVITMDRSPSGRWLRGRVIEIHTTHGGQSAFVSIKNSDGVVKVPMAEVAVLEVEDWNFVDHTLTDTPEIIDRALSASQVIQAGEAINEIPTVIEHDLIFTDIRRTCDSNRNVKDAANQLELCHSPNMREL, encoded by the coding sequence ATGACCATCTGCCTAATCATAAATAAGCCAGATCATTGCTGCATATGCACTGAACGGGATACTCCTGCAGCTATGGTGGAATGCCAAGAGTGCGATCGTCAATTCCACTTATCATGTGTGAAATCGTTGCGTTGTGTTTCTATCAAGTGTGCCGAAATCGAAGCAAAGATGCGGCTACTATCTATTGGGAACATCTCAAATCTGATGTGTTGTGGGCGCTGTAGCGACGCTTGTCCTCCGTTACGGGGGGAGACACTCCCCGACGTTCCCTTCATGTTCTCCGGCGTTGACTACTTCGGGCCTTTCGAAGCTATCGCAGATTCGACAACAGAAGCGAAAATGGGGTTCGTGATATTCACATGCGTATCTACGAGAGCTGTTCATCTTGAGTTGGCGGAAGAGCTGTCCGAAGATTCCTTCTTAGACTGTCTTCGAAGCTTCCGAAAGTGCAGAGGGAAAATAATGCACTTATACAGCGACAATGGGAAGAGCTTCCTTGATAAAAACAcggaaatgacatttttcatccAATTTCTTAACGAAATAATGCAACGAAACAACAAATCATCTACGCATGTTCAATGGACTTTCAACTCTCCCACGATAGCACACAACGAAGGAGCGTGGGAAAGGTTCATGGAGACCATCAAATCGTCTCTTAAGAGTATGCTCAATTCGCTTGCCCCTAGAAAGCCAAATGTGAAATTCTTGAAACCACTCCTAATCCAAGCGGAATTCATCATAAACTCAAGACCCTTAACGCATATTCCAGTCATGCAGCCAGAAGATGAGATCCGAACACCATTGCATGCTTTGAAACATCATAACAGAGGATATGCGTCATTGGGCACACTGGATACCCTCGAGGAACAATGGAAAACTGTTGTTGCGCATGCGTTGCGACACTTTTGGGACCGCTGGAGAACGACTTACATACCGACACTGGCGAAACGGCACAAATTGACGAACGATGTGACACCGATAAAATGTGACGACATTGTCATAACGATGGACCGCAGTCCGTCTGGACGATGGCTGAGGGGTCGCGTAATCGAAATCCATACTACGCATGGTGGGCAGAGCGCTTTCGTCTCGATAAAAAATAGTGATGGAGTTGTCAAAGTTCCGATGGCGGAAGTCGCAGTACTGGAGGTGGAAGATTGGAACTTCGTCGATCATACCCTGACAGATACGCCGGAGATCATTGACCGAGCTTTGTCTGCTAGTCAAGTCATACAAGCGGGGGAAGCCATAAATGAAATACCAACAGTTATTGAACACGATCTTATATTTACGGACATACGGAGAACATGTGATAGCAACAGAAATGTGAAGGATGCGGCAAACCAATTAGAGCTATGCCATTCGCCAAACATGAGAGAATTGTGA